The following are encoded in a window of Sulfitobacter sp. S190 genomic DNA:
- a CDS encoding GFA family protein, with translation MHKGSCDCGAVHFEVSGTLPDPVACHCTTCRKLSGHYEVSTDVNKDQLSIKGADRLRWYASSDKVRRGFCDTCGALLFFDPNFHDWIGISMGAFDTQTGTTLARHIFVARKGDYYTLDDGVPQNET, from the coding sequence ATGCATAAAGGATCATGCGATTGCGGCGCGGTGCACTTTGAAGTGTCGGGCACCCTCCCCGATCCGGTCGCCTGCCACTGTACGACCTGCCGCAAATTGTCCGGTCACTACGAAGTGTCGACGGATGTGAATAAGGACCAGCTCAGCATCAAAGGCGCAGACAGGCTGCGCTGGTACGCCTCATCCGACAAGGTCAGACGCGGCTTTTGCGACACCTGCGGCGCGCTGCTTTTCTTCGATCCGAATTTCCATGACTGGATCGGGATCAGCATGGGGGCCTTTGACACCCAGACCGGAACCACCCTCGCCCGGCACATATTCGTGGCCCGAAAGGGCGACTACTACACGCTGGACGATGGGGTGCCGCAGAACGAAACCTGA
- a CDS encoding DUF2087 domain-containing protein, which yields MSRTPIPFHAPDISDLARNLVKELGEAAPSHLSLLNMLARSAGFRNFQHLRSAQAARGRLETKADADPVDYRLMEKLLHQCDAQGRLQTWPSRRAVQDLGLWMFWAALPASTPLAEREISALLNTLHHFGDAAMIRRNLVGAGLVTRKLDGSEYLRVEQEPTPTARALLARLNKQRKEMPDA from the coding sequence ATGTCTAGAACCCCCATCCCGTTTCACGCACCGGATATTTCCGACCTTGCGCGCAATCTCGTCAAAGAACTTGGCGAAGCGGCGCCGTCACACCTGAGCCTGCTTAACATGCTTGCCCGTTCAGCGGGTTTTCGAAACTTCCAGCACCTTCGCTCCGCGCAGGCCGCGCGGGGGCGTTTGGAAACCAAAGCAGACGCCGATCCGGTCGACTACCGCCTCATGGAAAAGCTTCTGCACCAATGTGATGCCCAAGGACGCCTGCAAACCTGGCCATCGCGCCGCGCGGTGCAGGATCTGGGCCTGTGGATGTTCTGGGCCGCCCTACCCGCGTCGACGCCGCTGGCAGAACGCGAGATAAGCGCGCTGCTCAATACCCTGCACCATTTCGGTGACGCCGCGATGATCAGGCGGAATCTGGTTGGCGCAGGGTTGGTCACGCGCAAACTGGACGGGTCGGAGTACCTGCGCGTAGAGCAGGAACCCACCCCGACAGCACGCGCCCTTCTCGCACGCCTCAACAAGCAGCGTAAGGAGATGCCCGATGCATAA
- a CDS encoding 50S ribosomal protein L25/general stress protein Ctc, translating into MAGEIPDLEALERTGTGKGAARQARRDGMVPGIVFGGDKEPLPINIPFNKLFTMLKKGRFKSTLFNLKVEGQEDVRVICRDVQRHIVKDLPTHVDFLRLRRTTKINLFINVDVTGEDVSPGLKKGGVLTLVRPEVELVVTASDIPESITVDVSELEIGDNATISNVKLPAGSKPTIDRDFVIAQISAPSGLASQSDDDEEVAADEVPTTEMDPPNGEQADD; encoded by the coding sequence ATGGCCGGAGAGATTCCTGATCTTGAAGCCTTGGAACGGACGGGGACAGGCAAGGGCGCCGCTCGTCAGGCACGCCGCGATGGCATGGTTCCCGGGATTGTTTTTGGTGGTGACAAAGAGCCGCTGCCGATCAACATTCCTTTCAACAAACTGTTCACCATGCTGAAGAAGGGCCGCTTCAAGTCGACCCTGTTCAACCTGAAGGTCGAAGGCCAAGAAGACGTACGTGTGATCTGCCGCGATGTGCAGCGCCACATCGTCAAGGACCTGCCGACGCACGTTGACTTCCTGCGCCTGCGTCGCACCACCAAGATCAACCTGTTCATCAACGTGGACGTGACCGGCGAAGATGTATCGCCCGGTTTGAAAAAAGGTGGCGTTCTGACACTGGTACGTCCCGAAGTCGAACTGGTTGTGACCGCATCCGACATTCCCGAAAGCATCACCGTTGATGTGTCGGAGCTGGAAATCGGCGACAACGCAACGATTTCCAACGTCAAGCTGCCCGCGGGCTCCAAGCCCACGATCGACCGTGATTTCGTGATCGCACAGATCTCGGCGCCTTCCGGTCTGGCATCGCAATCCGACGACGACGAAGAAGTTGCGGCCGACGAAGTGCCAACCACAGAAATGGATCCCCCGAACGGCGAGCAAGCCGACGATTGA
- a CDS encoding DUF2332 domain-containing protein, with amino-acid sequence MSLPEAFAQQAESCIALGSPFMGQLLKILSRHWPDHSALGRKFAAFDGDIGPAGHSLPLRIAGGLHALVLTRRAPGLAALYPPHESSDADLRDAVLEALDAHEAYLLDWTDSPPQTNEVRRSAVLIAGARAAAAHFDLPVHLSELGASGGLNLMWDHYALEIGGTRYGAPMPVISLTPDWSGPAPSTYVPTIAGRAGVDLNPLRVANGDDLLRLTAYLWPDQPERLAMTRAAASIMTAPIERGDAIDWLGGRLASAPQGCLHLVQHSVAWQYFPSPARAHGRALMEAAGQQATRDRPLAWLSMESDGDTSGARGAAVTLRMWPGDIRVALGRADFHGRWVKWQHEA; translated from the coding sequence ATGAGCCTGCCGGAAGCCTTTGCCCAGCAAGCAGAAAGTTGCATTGCGCTCGGGTCCCCGTTCATGGGGCAGCTTCTGAAAATTCTGTCGCGCCACTGGCCAGACCACAGCGCATTGGGCCGCAAATTTGCGGCATTCGACGGGGATATAGGGCCAGCGGGCCACTCTTTGCCCCTGCGCATTGCAGGTGGGCTGCACGCACTTGTTTTGACCCGGCGCGCGCCCGGTTTGGCGGCGCTTTATCCGCCGCACGAAAGCAGCGACGCCGATTTGCGCGATGCGGTACTGGAGGCGTTGGACGCGCACGAAGCCTATTTGCTAGACTGGACCGACAGCCCGCCCCAAACCAACGAGGTACGGCGCTCTGCGGTTCTGATCGCGGGCGCGCGTGCGGCCGCCGCGCATTTCGATTTGCCGGTGCATCTGAGCGAACTGGGTGCCAGTGGCGGTCTCAACCTGATGTGGGACCACTACGCGCTCGAGATCGGTGGCACACGCTACGGCGCGCCGATGCCCGTCATCAGCTTGACGCCCGACTGGAGCGGCCCCGCCCCCAGCACCTATGTCCCCACGATTGCGGGGCGCGCGGGCGTGGATCTGAACCCGCTCAGGGTCGCGAACGGTGACGATCTGCTGCGTCTCACTGCGTATCTGTGGCCCGATCAACCCGAACGGCTCGCCATGACCCGCGCCGCGGCATCGATAATGACAGCACCCATCGAACGTGGCGATGCCATTGACTGGCTAGGAGGACGACTGGCGTCCGCGCCGCAAGGCTGCCTGCATCTGGTGCAACACTCTGTCGCTTGGCAGTATTTTCCGTCGCCCGCACGCGCACATGGCCGGGCGCTGATGGAAGCGGCAGGCCAGCAGGCGACACGCGATCGTCCGCTTGCCTGGCTGTCTATGGAAAGCGACGGCGACACCAGCGGCGCACGCGGCGCCGCAGTGACCCTGCGCATGTGGCCTGGTGATATTCGGGTTGCCCTGGGCCGCGCCGATTTTCATGGCCGCTGGGTAAAATGGCAACACGAGGCCTGA
- a CDS encoding MFS transporter, whose amino-acid sequence MSFVNDIYLSRKPLGGFVAIGLAWSAYFAQMPVIKSGVDASDGAYGIAVLWASFGAVAAMWLAPLAANRAGRYAVPVGIALIMVGIMGAGMVPTLWGLAIMLVLLSGGSGIVDVLINAEVADIEAQTDRSLMNLNHGLYSLSYAASAIVVGALREAGWTPVEVFSALMALFVLLMWTTTGRSVELDDKEILPDGVRLPSGLIWLAGIVIFFAFLTEAASESWSALHIERGLGGSAQQGALGPAMLGLMMGVGRLSGHAVARYVPEVTLMVICCLITAAGLVGAALAPTVLVALLSFSVAGLGVSVVGPLTLAIAGRSVPKSIRLAVISRVSVLGYGAFFFGPPLMGLISEGYSLSTSFLTVAVVIAVVAVTLVPLLGRYRRIRVEV is encoded by the coding sequence ATGAGCTTTGTGAACGACATTTATCTCTCGCGCAAACCGCTTGGCGGCTTTGTTGCCATCGGGTTGGCGTGGTCAGCGTATTTCGCCCAGATGCCTGTCATCAAATCGGGTGTCGATGCGTCTGACGGGGCGTACGGGATCGCCGTTTTATGGGCCTCTTTCGGGGCTGTGGCGGCGATGTGGCTGGCCCCGTTGGCGGCCAATCGCGCGGGGCGCTACGCGGTTCCTGTGGGGATCGCGCTGATCATGGTCGGGATCATGGGCGCGGGCATGGTGCCGACACTGTGGGGGCTTGCGATCATGCTGGTGCTGCTTTCTGGCGGATCGGGCATCGTTGACGTCCTCATCAATGCCGAAGTCGCCGACATCGAAGCGCAGACAGACCGGTCCCTGATGAACCTCAACCACGGGCTTTACTCGCTGTCCTATGCCGCGTCGGCGATTGTCGTCGGCGCATTGCGCGAGGCCGGCTGGACGCCTGTTGAAGTATTCTCGGCGCTGATGGCGTTGTTTGTCCTTTTGATGTGGACCACGACGGGACGCTCGGTGGAGCTCGATGACAAGGAGATACTGCCAGACGGCGTGCGGTTGCCTTCCGGGCTGATCTGGCTGGCCGGGATCGTCATCTTTTTTGCGTTTCTGACCGAAGCTGCCTCGGAAAGCTGGTCGGCGCTGCATATTGAGCGTGGATTGGGCGGGTCGGCGCAGCAAGGCGCATTGGGTCCTGCGATGCTGGGTCTGATGATGGGGGTCGGGCGTTTATCCGGCCATGCCGTGGCGCGGTATGTGCCAGAGGTGACGTTGATGGTGATTTGTTGCCTGATCACGGCGGCGGGACTGGTCGGTGCCGCGCTCGCCCCGACAGTTCTGGTGGCGCTTTTGTCGTTTTCGGTCGCGGGGTTGGGGGTATCGGTCGTGGGGCCACTGACATTGGCCATTGCCGGTCGGTCGGTTCCCAAATCGATCCGCCTCGCCGTCATCAGCCGCGTATCGGTGCTCGGCTATGGCGCGTTTTTCTTCGGCCCACCCCTGATGGGGCTGATTTCGGAAGGGTATTCGCTCTCGACATCGTTTCTCACGGTCGCGGTTGTGATTGCCGTGGTGGCAGTCACCCTCGTGCCGCTTTTGGGGCGCTATCGGCGCATCCGGGTGGAGGTCTAG
- the pth gene encoding aminoacyl-tRNA hydrolase, translating to MKLIVGLGNPGPKYAGHRHNIGFMVVDQIASDHGFGPWKSKHQGVVSEGRFGSDRAILLKPETFMNKSGQSVQAAAAFYKIDPEDIIVLHDELDLAPGKVKFKMGGGHAGHNGLRSIHGHLGADYGRVRLGIGHPGHKDRVAGYVLHDFAKADEHWLDDVMRGVSDGAPFLAAGDSAKFMNAVALRTAPPRPSTGTKRPSDAPKQKADKPDTPEKGTAPPADDRSAMQHLMDRFK from the coding sequence ATGAAGCTGATTGTTGGTCTTGGCAATCCCGGACCCAAATACGCAGGTCACCGGCACAACATCGGCTTCATGGTGGTGGACCAGATCGCCTCTGATCACGGGTTTGGACCATGGAAATCCAAACATCAGGGCGTGGTGAGCGAGGGTCGTTTTGGTAGCGACCGCGCGATCCTTCTCAAACCGGAAACCTTCATGAACAAATCCGGCCAATCGGTTCAGGCGGCCGCTGCCTTCTACAAAATCGACCCTGAAGACATCATCGTCCTGCACGATGAGCTTGATCTCGCCCCCGGCAAGGTAAAATTCAAGATGGGTGGCGGACACGCGGGCCACAACGGGTTGCGCTCCATCCACGGTCATCTGGGGGCAGACTACGGCCGCGTACGGCTGGGGATCGGGCATCCGGGACACAAGGACCGTGTTGCGGGCTACGTGCTTCATGATTTCGCCAAGGCGGACGAGCACTGGCTTGACGATGTGATGCGCGGCGTGAGCGATGGCGCCCCGTTTCTGGCCGCAGGGGATAGCGCGAAATTCATGAATGCGGTTGCCCTGCGCACTGCGCCGCCGCGTCCGTCGACCGGCACGAAACGTCCATCCGACGCACCAAAGCAAAAGGCAGACAAACCGGATACGCCCGAAAAGGGCACTGCGCCGCCTGCCGACGACCGCTCCGCGATGCAGCATCTCATGGACCGCTTTAAATGA